GGCAAACTTGTCGATCTTTGGTGGAAAGCCATGTCTGAGCTTGAAGATTTGCTCTGTATTGTGGtcgaagagaggaggaagaaagaagAGCTTCTAGTTTGATGCATCTACCATTCTGCTGACGCCTATTTATACAGAAGATATGTGTACAGCTGTGCTGCAGCATCTGATTAGTAGACATGAAGAATCATGCCATTACATCAGCCTAGAGATCTGGCAGAAGCATAGAGATCCCAACACAAAAGTCGTCTCATGTGCACTCTGTCATGTTCCACTAATTGGGAGCAAGGACTAATTAACAATGGTATAGTTTGATAAGTgatcttcacatagttgcatgcTCAAGCTATCATTTAGTGGAACCTTGTCAGTTCAAGCCCCGAGAGTTTGTCCCCCATCTTCAAGGCAAGTTCATGCCGCTCTGCTGTCTTCTTATATCGTTTCATACATTTATGAACGAGTATATAGGCCTGTCGAAAGTGTCTTAATTATCAGGGGCAAACTCACACGCGAGGACCAGTTTTTTGTGCTGGATGATCTAGACAGCTTGATCATGTGTGTGATGACTAGCCCTCTTCATGCTTTGCCGCTGGCATGTTGCAGCCGTGTCTTAGTTGTTAGTGGCAAACTCATCTGCACGAGGGTGTCGACGTGTGGTTTCGTCTTGCTGGTGCAAGGATTCATTGACTTCATCCGCATGTTCCAGCGTTGTGCTATCTGGTTCTGCTAACAGCCGTTGTCCAACCTTACACTCTTGACTCTTCATAACATCGCTGGCATGTTTCAGTTGCATGCTTGCAATTCATCTAGTAATGCTAACAAATGTAGAGGTGTTCAAGTGCACAAACCTCTTTGTGGCCCAAAAATGCTTAAATTTTCTGTGAATTGATAttaagtgtgtgtgtgtatatatcgTCGCCACTGAGTGACAAGATTATAGTTGAAGAGGCACGGTTCTAAGGTTTTTTGACAAATATGTTGGTAAATTTCCTCACAAATTCTTAGCTACATGAGTTTTTTTAGTGTATATGGTTGTAATGGATTTTAGGGTCGTTCTTATACAATGTAAGTGGGGCGAAGAAACAAACAAAAGTATAGTACCATGCCTTGATGAGGCAAAATATTTCCATTTTACAGTAGAGATTTTATTGTTGTTAGGTCGTCCTCCCGGGCGACACGGGAGGCGACTAGGGTTACCCCGCGGCACTCCTAGCCCCTCATCTTCCTCGCCGCCACCAGAGGAGGCCGCCGGGCAAGCCCGTGCGGCCGCCGGTGAAGGTGACGGCGGGGATTTCGTCGCTCCGGTCTCGGCAAAGGGAATGGGGCTCCAGGGCGGCGGCCCTGCTTGGAGAGCCAACGTCATCTTCACGGCTGGCGGTGCTCATGGGAGAGGGTTGGTGTCCTCAGCGGCGACGGCAAGCGCGGTACATGGCCGGTGGTCTGCTCCGGCGGTTCTCCTAGCGGCGGATCTGAAGTTTCCCGTCTTGTCCACTTCCCGCCGGATCTCGCGCCGGTGATCTTGTCTCACCGGCCTGATGGCGGCTGGGCACGGTGGTGTGAGTTGGGTTCGGGAAAAATCCTTTGGTGGCTTGGCCATCCATGTCGGTGACACCGCCTGCGGGCGCTGCTCCCCTCCTTGGTGGCACCGACGAGATCCCTTCTCCCCACCCCCTCTTCTCCGACCCAAGGTTAATTCCTGTTATCCCTTGTGgatgcggcggcggcagcgctcGGTGTCGTTACCTCCATTGGGGCGCCGTTTGGCAAGGAGAGGCTGGTGTGTGGTGCCATGTGGTTAATTCCGACTCCTGGCCCATGAGAGTGCGTCAGACCGGTTTGTGCCCCACACCTAGTATGTGGCTTTGTTCAGGCCTTCGGTTTTAGATGTTAGCTTTGGTGAGAGGTCTGGGTATTCGGCTCAGGCTTACCGCAtcccttcatcaattggataggaGTTGCGACACAATGTCGCCAGGATGGCGGATTCAGACATATTGATGTATTAGCTTGTAAGGTccttgtgaataattaataaaatgactgcatgcatctcccagatgcaaaggccgggggtcatcctccttttcggaAAAAAAATGTGTTAACATTAGGATATGGTATCTCATAAATCCATGATGCTCAATCCAATAATCATCTCCCATGAAATACCACATCATGCAGAAGAAACCAGCATACAATTTTTTTCATATGTGAATATGGATTATTTTATTACTAACAACAAGGCCCTTGCGTTGCACCAGAAGAAAAAAATCCACTCATATCTCTAGCTGGGTCAGTTCTTTTAACAAACTGTGCATGGCCGGCTGGCAGGTTATGAGATCGAACCCTTCCATCGGCAATTTTATTTTTCTCCGAACAAAGGCCATAGTGCGCCGCCATATGGGCTTCCAAACGGGTGGCAAGTAACGAAACCAAATAGGGTACGTGAAATTAATTGAAACAGGACCAAACAAAGCGGGACGAAACCAAGAATATCACCTCCCTTTAATAGTAGGTATAGATTAAGAACATTTTTTGTTTCATTTTTTCAGTTAGTCTATCCATCACAATTAGCTATATGATTTTATCAGCAATGCTAACTTATCGTATGAATAAGAATAACAAGGTAGATACATACCAAAATAATAACTGAGCTTATGATGGACAACATTTGCAACTATGAAGGGAATCTGGCTAGGTGTGACGCAACCATCAACCATGTGGCTTCGACCTGGCGTGTCCTATGCATGATCAGTGAGATCTACAAAATAAAGATTGTGTGCTAATCAAGAATCTTGTGCAGCTCAAAAAAAATTGAATCTTAAGGTAATGTTAACTTGTAAAAAAAACTTGCATGTAGGTCTAAAATCATCTTGCTGTTATCATTTACCACAGAAATGAAACCAGTGACACAAACCTAGCAAATACACGATGGATTCACATCATACACATTTCCTCTTGTCATGCATATATTCATCAGAAAGCCCCAAGAGATTTTATCAATTATCGCAAAATCTGAGATGGATCAAAACTTTGGTCTTTGTTTCTATAATTTCTGTACATTTGTACTATATACATATGGCAGAACTGTATCAAGATCGGCTCATCCTCAAAAAGGCGGATGCCAATCACAGGGAGTAGAGTGATGTGGAGTATCTATGAGCTAAGAATGTTTAAAAGAGAAACTTTGTTCTGGACTAATTTCCTGAACAGATCTCCTGCTCCATTCTGAAGATCTTCGATACTGCACTCTAACTCCTGCAATTGTTCCTCCTTGCAGACAATTGCCTTCTTCTTGTAAAATGCCTTGCAGACAAGAGACTGCTTTGGCATTTCAATTTGCTTCAACAAGAGATGGAGTGTGGACTCCAACAGAGAGATGCAGATCTCTCTTGCCTTGGTCAAGAGCATGACCATCTTGTCAAATGCAGGCTTCGTGgcagacttcttgaaatatttcCTGGCCTTTTTCCCCAAGCGAATAAAAGACTGGATCTTGGCTTGAGCAGCTGCATCATCTCCTTTTCTTAGAGCAAGTTGGAGCTCTTGGATGATGACCATCATCTCGGCGAAGGTCTCTTGCATGGTGCTACAGAGATCTAACAGCTCAATGGAGCATTCCATCCCTCAATCCAACATGTTCCTCTGCTGGGAGGATCAAGCTTGGTTGCTTGGTAGGCAAATAATCTCTTCAAGACCATCGTAGATGCTTGCAAGACTCCTAAGACCATCGCACATCGTGCTGATGGAATCTGAGGAGGAGATGCTTGCTTCTAGGCAGTGGAGCTCTTGCTCGACTTCCGTCTCACTGACGTGAGGCCTAGAAGGCAAACTTATCGATCTTTGGTGGAAAGCCATATCTGAGCTTGAAGCTAATCGATGTCTTGTGGTGGATgagagaaggagaagcagaaaATAAGAGCTTCTTGTCTGATGTATCTACCATTCCGCTGCCGCCTATTTATACAGAAGATGTGTACAGCTGTGCCGTAGCATCTGATTGGTAGACGTGAAGAATCATGCCATTGCATCTCCCACATGCTGTCTGCTATGCCTTGAGACCGCAACACTAAAGTCTTCTCATGTTTAGTACATTGTTTTCTGTGCCTAATGTCCATGAGATGAGTCACCACATTATCATGTTCCAGCCATTGGCAGCAAGAACCAATGAAAAAGATGCGGTTTAGTCTGGCGGTGGGTCTTGGCATAATTGCACGCCCATGCAATTATTTAATGGATCGCTAACCTAGCATTTAGCTGTAACATGCCTTTTAATAAGGTATTTTCCTTGGTGGGCACTGCTGGGTATCACAAGTTAGAGCCTCGACGGTCGGTGCTGGCATGTTTAGGCCACGGAAACAAGATCCACTGCACAAGATTCATGTTAGTGGTTCAGCGTGTTATCCCCATTTTGTCAGTTTGAGGCTTTCAGCCACCCACCGTGTGAGTAGCATGACAATTTGATATCTAACCACTACACAAACAAGCTTTGATGTGTGTCTCTAGTTTTTCCAATGTTTTTGTACAATCCTGTTACCTTTTAGTCGTACTAACTGATTCTCGGACATCGGCATATTTACTTAGGTGAAGTTTGAAATAACAAACAAGCATATAAAGAATCAGTTGTTCTTTGTGTATGTTTTCTCGAAAAGGGTTCTCCGTGTGTTGAGAATCATTATATGGACAGGAACAAAACTTTGCGCACTAGCAAGTTTGGATTACGTCTAGCTCAGATTATTGTTGATCCGGTAGAACATGCAAAAAGCTTGGTTCTAGGGtaattttcattttcttcaatGCTTAAATGATATAGATGTCAATGATGTTTAAAATTTGAGCGCACTAATTATGCCAGACTGCACAGCCATGTGGTGGTGGTGGACAATAAAATTGATTGATTCTGCCAAGTACAAGTTGAGGCCATTTGACTTTGAGCTGGCATGTTTCATGCATAAGGAACAAGATTCACTAACCATGGGCTTCAAAATAGACTATACTGGGATCACAAATACGTCTTCAAGGAAGAAATGGTCAAATGGATCAAAACTTTTCTTTCTCTTTCTGTAGTATCATGTACATTTGTACAGTATAGTGTATACATATGGCAAAATTGTATGAAGATCAGCTA
The Aegilops tauschii subsp. strangulata cultivar AL8/78 chromosome 3, Aet v6.0, whole genome shotgun sequence genome window above contains:
- the LOC109740755 gene encoding uncharacterized protein — translated: MECSIELLDLCSTMQETFAEMMVIIQELQLALRKGDDAAAQAKIQSFIRLGKKARKYFKKSATKPAFDKMVMLLTKAREICISLLESTLHLLLKQIEMPKQSLVCKAFYKKKAIVCKEEQLQELECSIEDLQNGAGDLFRKLVQNKVSLLNILSS